A single genomic interval of Zobellia nedashkovskayae harbors:
- a CDS encoding CvpA family protein, which translates to MSFLDIILGLLLLYGLWKGLKNGLFVELASIVALIAGIYGAIHFSYYAGNYLSENMEWNERYINIAAFVITFVVIVLAVQLAGRFLTKIANFAMLGLLNKLAGGIFGALKVAVILGALLIFFERINDSADVVKDETMKESVLYGPIKEIGAFIFSKVLKEDSHIEIKKETDNAESLVI; encoded by the coding sequence ATGAGCTTCTTAGATATTATTTTAGGATTACTTCTTTTATACGGACTTTGGAAAGGTTTAAAAAACGGACTTTTCGTAGAGCTTGCTTCCATTGTTGCCTTAATTGCCGGGATCTATGGGGCTATTCATTTTTCATATTATGCAGGCAATTACCTTTCAGAAAATATGGAATGGAACGAACGATATATTAATATTGCTGCCTTTGTTATAACGTTTGTTGTCATTGTTCTTGCTGTACAACTAGCAGGACGGTTTTTAACTAAAATAGCCAATTTTGCCATGCTTGGCTTACTCAATAAACTTGCAGGTGGTATTTTTGGCGCCCTCAAGGTTGCTGTAATTTTAGGCGCACTACTCATTTTCTTTGAACGCATAAACGACTCTGCTGATGTTGTTAAAGATGAAACTATGAAAGAATCCGTACTTTATGGTCCTATTAAAGAGATTGGAGCATTTATATTCTCAAAGGTTTTAAAGGAGGATTCTCATATTGAAATTAAAAAAGAGACTGATAATGCCGAAAGCCTAGTCATCTAA
- a CDS encoding glycosyltransferase domain-containing protein: protein MRKLVIYTIALGPDFGFVPQKSIEGVDFFAFTDDPKKVCKPWKPILVKDDIKDKERLRSRHPKLLPHLYFNDYDTSIYIDSNYLVIGDIKKLVSSLGDFQMGVFDHNQCDDARNCVYEEHQALLELGKQRGAYKDKPDIMEKQIQFFKSEGYPTENGLIFAAVLIRKHNDPQVIKVMEDWWAFVSTQSLRDQLSFNYVAWKNKFNYTIIPGDLRTGNPYFYFLASNRKSYLWRLIKYRIKNLLNYKLHP, encoded by the coding sequence ATGCGTAAGCTTGTCATTTATACTATAGCCCTTGGACCCGACTTCGGCTTTGTTCCGCAAAAAAGCATTGAAGGTGTAGACTTTTTTGCTTTTACGGATGACCCTAAAAAAGTCTGTAAACCGTGGAAACCAATTTTGGTAAAAGATGACATAAAGGACAAAGAACGTCTAAGGTCTCGCCACCCAAAGTTATTACCACATCTTTATTTTAATGATTACGATACTAGCATTTATATTGATAGCAATTATCTAGTTATAGGTGATATAAAAAAATTAGTGTCAAGTTTGGGTGATTTTCAAATGGGGGTTTTTGACCACAATCAATGTGATGATGCCCGGAACTGTGTATATGAAGAGCATCAGGCTCTACTTGAATTAGGCAAGCAACGGGGAGCTTACAAAGACAAGCCCGATATAATGGAAAAGCAAATACAATTTTTTAAATCCGAAGGGTATCCCACCGAAAACGGACTCATATTCGCTGCAGTTCTTATTAGAAAACATAATGACCCACAGGTTATAAAAGTTATGGAAGATTGGTGGGCTTTTGTCTCTACACAAAGCCTTCGTGACCAACTAAGTTTCAATTACGTTGCTTGGAAGAACAAATTCAACTACACAATAATCCCTGGAGACTTACGAACCGGGAACCCATATTTTTATTTTTTAGCATCAAATAGAAAAAGTTATCTTTGGCGGCTTATAAAATATCGCATAAAGAACTTATTGAACTATAAACTTCACCCTTAA
- a CDS encoding acyltransferase family protein codes for MYLNSINTYRGIAILLIVSAHCYTISELKINTFPEAVFANLTAGSTINFVFISGFLFHHVFYMKQKTHHFFKSKVKRLLIPYTILSIIPICLKMQLEPHFWNQYFTLNEEGVINEYIAPIFLYYFTGAHLVAYWYITFAICLFLLYPIHVKFIELKPIYQFINLLLLFVIALFIHRPVDELNVIQSVVYFTPIFLLGILCSKNKTIIYKALKNKEFVLLAIVLCIASLQASLGRYDNYQKRAFEYDGIDLILLQKSILCIFFMLFLHRFENTKNKLLSLLASTSFAIYFLHGYVLQLFTVLKVKFHILVPYPWATYFMVWAALMVCSIVLAILVKRIVPKYSKYITGY; via the coding sequence ATGTACTTAAATTCAATTAATACCTACAGGGGGATTGCCATATTACTTATTGTCTCAGCACATTGCTATACTATTTCGGAGCTAAAAATAAACACTTTTCCCGAAGCCGTATTTGCAAATCTTACCGCAGGCAGTACCATTAATTTTGTTTTTATTTCGGGCTTTTTGTTTCATCATGTTTTTTATATGAAGCAAAAAACACATCATTTTTTTAAGAGTAAAGTAAAGCGGCTTTTAATTCCCTATACCATTTTATCAATAATACCAATCTGCCTTAAAATGCAGTTAGAGCCCCACTTCTGGAATCAATATTTTACCTTGAATGAAGAAGGAGTGATCAACGAGTACATCGCTCCTATATTTCTGTATTACTTTACTGGAGCTCATCTGGTAGCATACTGGTACATAACTTTTGCTATTTGTTTATTTCTACTGTATCCTATTCATGTTAAGTTCATAGAATTAAAGCCGATATATCAATTCATTAATCTTTTATTACTATTTGTTATCGCACTTTTCATACATAGACCGGTAGACGAACTTAATGTAATTCAGTCCGTAGTATATTTTACGCCAATTTTTCTGTTGGGTATTCTTTGTTCAAAAAACAAAACCATTATTTACAAAGCACTAAAAAACAAAGAGTTTGTACTATTAGCAATTGTTCTCTGCATTGCCTCGCTACAGGCTTCACTCGGCAGGTACGATAACTATCAAAAGCGTGCTTTTGAATATGACGGAATTGATTTAATACTGCTTCAAAAATCAATACTTTGTATTTTCTTTATGTTATTCTTACATCGTTTTGAAAACACTAAGAATAAATTACTGAGCCTACTGGCCTCAACAAGTTTTGCCATATATTTTCTTCATGGTTACGTATTGCAATTATTCACCGTCTTAAAAGTCAAATTTCATATTCTAGTCCCATATCCATGGGCAACATATTTCATGGTATGGGCTGCCCTCATGGTTTGTAGTATAGTATTGGCTATCTTGGTTAAAAGAATCGTACCCAAGTACTCTAAATACATTACAGGGTATTGA
- a CDS encoding antibiotic biosynthesis monooxygenase family protein, whose amino-acid sequence MKNKLPYYAVIFTSLLTEEDKGYAEMADQMENLAKSQPGYLGIESAREQVGITVSYWESMESIANWKANTDHLFAQQKGIKDWYSWYKVRICAVEREYDFTK is encoded by the coding sequence ATGAAAAACAAACTTCCATATTATGCAGTAATTTTCACCTCTCTACTTACGGAGGAAGATAAAGGCTATGCGGAAATGGCCGACCAAATGGAAAACTTGGCCAAATCACAGCCCGGTTATCTGGGTATTGAGAGTGCTCGGGAGCAAGTGGGTATAACCGTAAGTTATTGGGAAAGCATGGAGTCTATAGCCAATTGGAAGGCTAATACAGATCATCTTTTCGCACAGCAAAAGGGAATTAAAGATTGGTATTCATGGTATAAGGTGCGCATTTGTGCTGTAGAGCGGGAGTATGATTTTACAAAATGA
- a CDS encoding lipocalin-like domain-containing protein, translating into MKKPILLLILAIGCTFTSCKQDDSGGDGDLLGTWLLTAYVVNEVEEPADECQSMNIMRFKDGNIFDYEFHTTDSASGDCIEGIHDSGTWSYLFDGKVQLDYGTEGRSDVTVAKYKISGDVLTLTFDEGNGEYHEKYKKE; encoded by the coding sequence ATGAAAAAACCAATACTTTTATTAATCTTAGCCATAGGCTGTACTTTCACCTCGTGTAAACAAGATGACTCCGGTGGTGACGGTGATTTATTAGGTACATGGCTCCTCACTGCATACGTTGTTAACGAAGTTGAAGAACCGGCCGACGAATGCCAAAGCATGAACATTATGCGCTTTAAAGATGGAAACATTTTTGATTACGAATTTCATACCACGGATAGTGCAAGCGGCGATTGTATAGAAGGGATTCATGATTCTGGTACGTGGTCATATCTATTTGACGGAAAAGTTCAATTAGACTATGGAACTGAGGGAAGATCAGACGTAACCGTTGCAAAATATAAAATTTCCGGAGATGTTCTAACGCTTACCTTTGATGAAGGTAACGGCGAATACCATGAAAAATATAAAAAAGAATAA
- the glpK gene encoding glycerol kinase GlpK has translation MKYIISLDQGTTSSRALLVDQDGKIQGMVQKEFRQIFPKSGWVEHDPKEILESQIGVLNELLKKEKVDVNDIQAIGITNQRETTMVWDKTTGEPVYNAIVWQDKRTADICEHLKKSGLSDHVGQTTGLVIDSYFSGTKVKWILDNVEGARAKAENGDLLMGTVDTWLVWNMTNGASHVTDYTNASRTMIYDIVNLKWDDKMLKALGIPKLMLPEVKPSAHHFGDYVIDGKKIPIAGIAGDQQAALFGQGCFKKGTAKNTYGTGCFMLMNTGEKPQFSKNGLLTTIAYGLDGKVNYALEGSIFIAGAAIQWLRDGLELITDAKETEALADSVEGENPVYVVPAFAGLGAPYWDMYARGAVFGLTRDTGKAHLAKATLESLAYQTKDILKAMEDDSGIQLKHLRVDGGACANNHLMQFQADILDSEVHRPEVIESTAMGAAFLAGIQVGLWKQEDVDQNRPMNRIFKPTFDRVKRKRLYKKWKQAVERTKGWDDK, from the coding sequence ATGAAATACATAATATCGTTAGACCAAGGTACTACTAGTTCTCGTGCACTGCTTGTGGACCAAGATGGTAAGATTCAAGGCATGGTTCAAAAGGAGTTTAGGCAAATTTTCCCTAAATCAGGTTGGGTAGAACATGATCCAAAAGAAATTCTTGAATCTCAAATAGGAGTTTTAAACGAATTGCTGAAAAAAGAGAAGGTAGATGTTAATGATATTCAGGCTATAGGGATTACCAACCAAAGGGAAACCACAATGGTCTGGGACAAAACTACCGGTGAGCCAGTTTACAATGCTATTGTTTGGCAAGATAAGCGTACGGCAGATATTTGTGAACATTTAAAAAAGAGTGGATTATCAGATCACGTCGGACAGACGACCGGACTTGTAATTGATTCCTATTTTTCTGGAACCAAAGTAAAGTGGATTTTGGATAATGTGGAAGGTGCACGTGCAAAGGCTGAAAATGGGGATTTGCTAATGGGTACCGTAGATACCTGGTTGGTATGGAACATGACTAATGGTGCAAGCCATGTTACTGATTATACGAATGCATCACGTACCATGATTTACGATATCGTAAACCTAAAGTGGGATGATAAAATGTTGAAAGCATTGGGAATTCCTAAATTAATGTTGCCAGAGGTTAAACCATCCGCGCATCACTTTGGCGATTATGTAATAGACGGAAAGAAAATTCCAATTGCCGGGATAGCGGGAGACCAACAAGCTGCACTTTTTGGTCAAGGTTGTTTTAAAAAGGGTACAGCAAAGAATACATACGGTACAGGTTGTTTTATGTTGATGAATACGGGTGAAAAACCTCAATTTTCCAAAAACGGTCTTCTTACCACCATTGCTTACGGATTGGATGGTAAAGTGAACTACGCACTTGAAGGAAGTATATTTATTGCAGGAGCTGCTATCCAGTGGCTTCGTGATGGATTGGAATTGATTACTGACGCAAAGGAAACCGAAGCTTTGGCAGATTCTGTTGAAGGCGAAAACCCAGTTTATGTGGTTCCCGCTTTTGCAGGTTTGGGAGCACCCTATTGGGATATGTATGCCAGAGGAGCGGTATTTGGATTGACAAGAGATACAGGCAAAGCGCATTTGGCGAAAGCTACATTAGAATCATTGGCTTACCAGACAAAAGATATTTTAAAAGCGATGGAAGATGATTCTGGAATTCAGTTGAAACACCTTCGTGTAGATGGTGGGGCATGCGCAAACAACCATTTAATGCAGTTTCAGGCAGATATATTAGATTCCGAGGTGCACCGTCCAGAAGTAATAGAGTCTACAGCTATGGGTGCCGCGTTTTTGGCAGGTATTCAAGTGGGGTTATGGAAACAAGAAGATGTTGATCAAAATAGACCAATGAACAGAATCTTTAAGCCTACCTTTGACCGCGTAAAACGAAAACGTCTGTACAAAAAATGGAAGCAGGCTGTTGAGCGTACCAAAGGATGGGATGACAAATAA
- the pbpC gene encoding penicillin-binding protein 1C, whose amino-acid sequence MKKVGSFGRRHPKKLVLLAVLLIAYYFCLPKILFKSPTATVVESKQGTLLGAMIANDGQWRFSEVDSVPYKFKACILQFEDAHFYKHPGFNPVAIVKAVGANISAGRTVRGGSTLTQQVIRLARNGKSRSYFEKFVELIWATRLELNGSKEDILKLYASHAPFGGNVVGIDVASWRYFGLRPHQLSWAESATLAVLPNAPSLIYPGKNQTKLLAKRNRLLKKLFEKQVIDQTTYKLSLLEELPQKPYPLPKIASHLVQYLAKKNKGERIKTTVDENLQRNVNAIVQKHYQNLKQNQVHNAAVLVLDVHTREVLSYVGNTATTKEHQKDVDMVQANRSTGSIIKPLLYAAMLDAGELLPDMLVADVPTQIAGYTPENFNESYSGAVEAKKALARSLNIPAVRLLQQYGLEKFRDQLNVFKLGGINKPANHYGLTLILGGAESNLWDLCKTYANLASTLNHFNTSSSEYFKNEFTDLILKTNQTVDFGKLSTEKTVFDAGSIYLTFQAMKEVNRPEGDESWQFFDSSKEIAWKTGTSFGNKDAWAIGVTTDHVVGIWIGNADGEGRPNVTGVTSAAPLLFDVFDVLPRSKWFQKPLDEFTDIEVCAQSGYLATDICPTKTISIPNKQNYVTECRYHQMVYLDQAKQFRVNSSCAELASEVSESWFILPPLMQFYYRPKHPSYKVLPPFKKGCSNNSASPMDFIYPKNGSSITLTKDFNGKTNELILKLAHAKPETEVYWYIDETFVGQTRNFHEMAVLPSKGNHRVMVLDAYGNEIAVSISIQ is encoded by the coding sequence ATGAAAAAAGTTGGCTCATTTGGTAGAAGGCATCCAAAGAAGCTAGTTTTATTGGCGGTTTTGCTTATTGCGTATTATTTCTGCCTTCCCAAGATTTTATTCAAATCTCCGACGGCTACTGTAGTAGAAAGTAAGCAAGGCACTTTATTGGGGGCTATGATTGCCAATGATGGCCAGTGGCGGTTTTCTGAAGTGGATAGTGTTCCGTATAAGTTTAAGGCCTGTATTCTTCAATTTGAGGACGCCCATTTCTATAAGCATCCTGGTTTTAACCCAGTTGCTATAGTCAAGGCTGTAGGGGCCAATATATCTGCAGGTAGAACGGTTAGGGGTGGTAGTACCCTCACACAACAAGTAATCAGACTGGCAAGAAACGGGAAAAGTCGTTCTTATTTTGAGAAGTTTGTTGAATTGATATGGGCTACTCGGCTAGAATTAAATGGATCTAAAGAAGATATTCTTAAGCTTTATGCTAGTCATGCTCCTTTTGGAGGAAATGTAGTTGGTATTGATGTTGCTTCATGGCGTTATTTTGGGTTGCGGCCGCATCAGTTATCTTGGGCGGAATCTGCTACATTGGCGGTGTTGCCAAATGCACCAAGTCTTATTTACCCCGGTAAAAACCAGACAAAACTTCTAGCTAAACGCAACCGTCTGTTAAAGAAGCTTTTTGAAAAGCAGGTCATAGACCAAACAACTTATAAGCTTTCCTTATTAGAAGAGCTGCCACAGAAACCCTATCCTCTGCCCAAAATAGCTTCGCATTTAGTGCAGTATTTAGCTAAAAAGAACAAGGGTGAACGCATCAAAACAACTGTAGATGAGAATTTACAACGCAATGTAAATGCCATAGTGCAAAAACATTATCAAAACCTGAAACAAAATCAAGTTCACAATGCCGCCGTTTTGGTGCTTGATGTACATACGCGAGAGGTGTTGTCCTATGTAGGCAATACAGCTACAACAAAAGAGCATCAGAAAGATGTGGACATGGTTCAAGCCAATAGAAGCACGGGAAGTATCATTAAACCGTTGCTTTATGCGGCAATGTTAGATGCGGGTGAATTATTGCCGGATATGTTGGTGGCCGATGTCCCAACTCAGATAGCAGGCTATACACCTGAAAATTTTAATGAAAGCTACAGTGGTGCCGTAGAAGCAAAAAAAGCTTTGGCGCGTTCATTGAACATTCCTGCGGTTCGTTTGTTGCAACAATACGGACTAGAAAAATTTCGAGATCAATTGAATGTTTTTAAACTAGGTGGTATTAATAAACCTGCCAATCATTACGGACTTACTCTAATCTTGGGCGGTGCGGAAAGTAATTTATGGGATCTTTGTAAAACCTATGCGAACTTGGCTTCTACGCTGAATCATTTCAATACAAGTTCTAGTGAATATTTTAAAAATGAGTTCACGGATTTGATTTTAAAAACAAACCAGACGGTCGATTTTGGAAAATTATCGACTGAAAAAACTGTTTTTGATGCAGGTAGCATTTACCTCACATTCCAGGCTATGAAGGAGGTAAACAGACCAGAAGGCGATGAATCTTGGCAGTTCTTCGATAGCAGTAAAGAGATTGCTTGGAAAACTGGAACTAGTTTTGGGAATAAAGATGCATGGGCTATTGGAGTAACTACAGACCATGTAGTCGGTATTTGGATAGGGAACGCAGATGGAGAGGGAAGACCAAATGTGACTGGAGTAACGTCTGCTGCACCACTTTTATTTGATGTTTTTGATGTGCTTCCAAGGAGTAAATGGTTTCAAAAACCGTTGGATGAGTTTACGGATATAGAGGTGTGTGCCCAAAGTGGATATCTGGCCACTGATATTTGCCCAACTAAGACAATATCTATTCCTAATAAACAAAATTATGTTACGGAATGTAGATATCATCAGATGGTTTATTTGGACCAGGCAAAACAATTTAGAGTTAATTCTTCTTGTGCCGAATTGGCTTCCGAGGTGTCCGAATCTTGGTTTATCCTGCCTCCTTTAATGCAATTTTATTATCGACCTAAACACCCATCATATAAAGTACTACCACCTTTTAAAAAAGGATGTAGCAATAATAGTGCATCTCCTATGGATTTTATATATCCTAAAAACGGAAGTAGCATTACGCTAACAAAAGATTTTAATGGTAAAACAAATGAGCTCATCTTAAAATTGGCTCATGCTAAGCCCGAGACGGAAGTTTATTGGTACATAGATGAAACATTTGTGGGCCAGACTCGGAACTTTCATGAAATGGCAGTACTTCCCTCAAAAGGTAATCATAGAGTAATGGTTTTGGATGCATATGGGAATGAGATTGCTGTATCAATATCGATTCAATAA